A region of the Deinococcus budaensis genome:
CCGCCTGCTGCCGGACTTCGCCGGACTGACGGTCGGCGTGGTGTGGGACGCGCTGCGGGTGGCCAAGCTGCCGCAAGAAGACCACGACCTGCGGGCCAGCTTCCTGGCGACCGAGACGGGCGTGCGGCCCACGGCGCCCTGAGCCGCCTGGGCGGCGCGCCCCCTCAGTCTTCCACCCGCAGCGGCCAGGCCTCCTCGGGCCGGTACAGGCCGCCGGGGCCGGGCTTGCGCAGCCGCCAGACCTCGCGGGCGGTGAAGGTGAGAGGCCGCGCTTCCAGGTCGGCGAACTCGGCCCGCGCGGCGTCCAGCACGGCTCCCAGGTTCTCCCCGCGCCGCCGCAGCGCGAGCGTGAGGTGGGGGGTCATCGCCGGTCCCTCGTACCCGAAGCGCGCGGCAGGTTCCAGCGCTTCCAGCAGCCGCAGGTGCAGGGCCACCACGTCCGGTGAGTCCACCGCCAGATACACGGCCCGGCCCCCCGCGAAGACCCGCGCCCCCCCGACCCGCAGGGCCAGGGGCGCACTCCCGGCCACGACCGCCCGCGCGGCCGGCACCCAGCCCAGGTCCGCGCCCAGGCCGCTGCGGGCCTTGACGGTCACGTGCGGGGCGCTCTCGCGCCGCCCCAGCCGCGCGCGGAAGGCGTCCACCCGCGCTCCCAGGTCGGGCGGCGGCAGCACCCCCAGCAGGAAAGAGGCGTGCGCGTGCGCGTTTTTCGGCCCATTCATGCCCCAGCCTAGCGGGCTACACGTCCGGGCGGCCGGGACACGTCAGGCGGCCCTCCGGTACAGTTTGGGCGTGACCCCGACGACCGAAACGCCGCTGAAGCGGACGCCCCTGCACGCCGCGCACCTGCGGGCGGGTGCCCGTATGGTTCCCTTCGGGGGCTGGGACATGCCCGTGCAGTACGCGGGCGTCAAGGCCGAGCACGAGGCCGTCCGCACCCGCGCCGGGATGTTCGACGTGTCGCACATGGGCGAGTTCCGCGTGACCGGGCCAGACGCCGAGGCTTTCCTCCAGCGCGTGACCACCAACGACGTGACCAAACTGAGGCCCGGCCGCGCCCAGTACAACTGGCTCCCCAACGACGCGGGCGGCCTGGTGGACGACATCTACGTCTACCGGGTGGCCGACACCGAGTTCCTGCTCGTCGTGAACGCCTCCAACATCGAAAAGGACTGGGCGCACCTCCAGGCACACGCGGCCGGTTCGGAGGTGCAGCTCTCCGACGAATCGGGAGACTGGGGATTGATCGCCGTCCAGGGGCCCGAGGCCGGGGCCCTGCTGCAACCCCATACCGACGTGGACCTGGGCGCGAAGAAGAAGAACGCCTTTTTCTCCGGCACCCTGCTGGAGTTCCCGGTCCTGTTCGCCCGCACCGGCTACACCGGGGAAGACGGCTTCGAGGTTTTCGTGAAGGCCGG
Encoded here:
- the gcvT gene encoding glycine cleavage system aminomethyltransferase GcvT — protein: MTPTTETPLKRTPLHAAHLRAGARMVPFGGWDMPVQYAGVKAEHEAVRTRAGMFDVSHMGEFRVTGPDAEAFLQRVTTNDVTKLRPGRAQYNWLPNDAGGLVDDIYVYRVADTEFLLVVNASNIEKDWAHLQAHAAGSEVQLSDESGDWGLIAVQGPEAGALLQPHTDVDLGAKKKNAFFSGTLLEFPVLFARTGYTGEDGFEVFVKAGDAEALWDRLVAVGLTPAGLGARDTLRLEAGFPLYGHEFAEDLHPLASTYAWVVKDKEHVGRAAIQAAPPVRLIGLALDRVPVREGYPVLLGGETVGHVTSGSSSPTLGHPIAMALVRADAASADAYEVEVRGKAHPARRMDLPFYKR
- a CDS encoding 2'-5' RNA ligase family protein; its protein translation is MNGPKNAHAHASFLLGVLPPPDLGARVDAFRARLGRRESAPHVTVKARSGLGADLGWVPAARAVVAGSAPLALRVGGARVFAGGRAVYLAVDSPDVVALHLRLLEALEPAARFGYEGPAMTPHLTLALRRRGENLGAVLDAARAEFADLEARPLTFTAREVWRLRKPGPGGLYRPEEAWPLRVED